In Delphinus delphis chromosome 11, mDelDel1.2, whole genome shotgun sequence, one genomic interval encodes:
- the LOC132433491 gene encoding alpha-2-macroglobulin-like, translating to MGEKKNKLLHPSLTLLLLVFLPTDASVSGIPHYMVLVPSLLHTGTPEKGCLLLKHLNETVTVSASLESLRENRSLFTDVVAKKDLFHCVSFTIPRSPSNEEVMFLTIQVKGPTQEFKKRTTVLVKNEESLVFVQTDKPIYKPEQTVKFRVVLLDENFHPLNELIPLVYIEDPKGNRIMQWQNLKVESGLKQLTFPLSSEPFQGSYKVVVQKESGEMAEHPFTVEEFVLPKFEVQVRVPRIITILEEEMNVSVCGLYTYGKPVPGHVTINMCRKYSNPSNCFGGESHAVCEKFSQQLNSEGCFSQQVKTKIFQMKRQEFEMKIEVEAKIQEEGTEVELTGKGTTEITRTITKLSFVKVDSDARRGIPFFGQVRLADGKGVPIPNKLIFITAEEAHYDSNATTDEHGLVQFSINTTSITGTSLTVRVRHKDHSTCYGYQWLSEEYEEAYHTANLVFSQSKSFVHLEPLPRELPCGRAQTVQAHYMLNGQALQELKELVFYYLVMAKGDIVRSGTHVLPLPVHQGDMEGHFPLSVPVESDIAPVARLLIFAILPDGEVVGDSAKYEVENCLANKVGLNFSPAQSLPASHARLKVTASPRSLCALRAVDQSVLLMSPEAELSVATVYNLLPVKDLHGFPDRLNQQKEDNEDCISHHNVYVNGIMYSPVSNTNEKDMYSFLKDMGLKVFTNSKIHKPKICLQPQQYEIQSSQRLLSSPVVAEMGRIHELMHIIHISEPPTETVRKYFPETWIWDLVAVDSSGVAEVGVIVPDTITEWKAGALCLSSDTGLGLSPTASLRAFQPFFVDLTMPYSVIRGEAFTLKATVLNYLPKCIWVSVHLEASPAFLAVPGETEQETQCICGNGRQTVSWAVTPKSLGNVNFTVSAEALESQELCGTEVAVVPEHGRKDTVIKPLLVEPEGLEKEATFNSLLCPSGAEVSEKLSLKLPPNVVEESARASFSVLGDILGSVMQNTQNLLQMPYGCGEQNMVLFAPNIYVLDYLNKIQQLTAEIKSKAIRYLNTGYQRQLLYRHYDGSYSTFGEQHGNNEGNTWLTAFVLKSFAQARTYIFIDEAHITEALTWLAQKQRDSGCFRSSGSLLNNAIKGGVDDEVTLSAYITIALLEIPLPVTHPVVRNALFCLESAWKSAKEGSRGSHVYTKALLAYAFALAGNQEKRREVLKSLDEEAVKEDNSVHWTRPQKPKARVEQLYQPRAPSAEVEMTAYVLLAYLTAQPALTSEDLTPATLIVKWISRQQNSQGGFSSTQDTVVALHALSKYGAATFTRTGKATQVTIQSSGTFSTKFQVDNSNLLLLQQVSLPEVPGEYSMTTTGEGCVYLQTSLKYNILPRKEEFPFALEVQTLPQTCDGSRAHTSFQISLRVSYTGRRPASNMVIADVKMVSGFIPLKPTVKMLETSNHVSRTEVSNNHVLIYLDKVTNQTLSLSFTVLQDIPVRDLKPAIVKVYDYYETDEFAVAEYSAPCSKDTGNA from the exons ATCCCAAGATCTCCATCCAATGAGGAGGTAATGTTCCTCACTATCCAAGTGAAAGGACCAACGCAAGAATTCAAGAAGCGGACCACAGTGTTGGTTAAAAATGAAGAGAGTCTGGTCTTTGTCCAGACAGACAAACCCATCTACAAACCAGAGCAGACAG TGAAATTTCGTGTTGTCTTGTTGGATGAAAATTTTCACCCCCTGAATGAGTTG ATTCCACTAGTATATATTGAG GACCCCAAAGGAAATCGCATCATGCAATGGCAGAACCTCAAGGTAGAGAGTGGCCTCAAGCAGTTGACCTTTCCCCTCTCATCAGAGCCCTTTCAGGGCTCCTATAAGGTGGTGGTACAGAAGGAATCAGGTGAAATGGCAGAGCACCCCTTCACCGTGGAGGAATTTG TGCTTCCTAAGTTTGAAGTGCAAGTAAGAGTGCCAAGGATAATCACCATCTTGGAAGAAGAGATGAATGTGTCAGTGTGTGGCCT ATACACATATGGGAAGCCTGTCCCAGGACATGTGACTATAAACATGTGCAGAAAGTACAGTAACCCTTCTAACTGCTTTGGTGGAGAATCACATGCTGTCTGTGAGAAGTTCAGTCAGCAG CTAAACAGCGAGGGCTGCTTCTCGCAGCAAGTAAAGACCAAGATCTTCCAAATGAAGAGACAAGAGTTTGAAATGAAAATTGAAGTGGAGGCCAAGATTCAAGAAGAAGGAACAG agGTGGAATTAACTGGAAAAGGGACCACTGAAATAACAAGAACCATAACCAAACTCTCATTTGTGAAAGTAGACTCAGACGCTAGACGAGGGATTCCCTTCTTTGGGCAG GTGCGCCTAGCGGATGGAAAAGGTGTCCCTATACCAAATAAACTCATCTTCATCACAGCAGAGGAAGCCCACTATGACTCCAACGCCACCACTGATGAGCACGGCCTGGTGCAGTTCTCCATCAACACCACCAGCATCACGGGCACCTCCCTCACTGTCAGG GTCAGACACAAGGATCATAGTACCTGCTATGGCTACCAGTGGCTGTCAGAAGAGTATGAAGAAGCTTATCACACTGCTAATCTTGTATTCTCCCAAAGCAAGAGCTTTGTCCACCTTGAGCCCTTGCCTCGTGAACTGCCCTGCGGCCGAGCTCAGACAGTCCAAGCACATTATATGCTGAATGGACAGGCCCTGCAGGAGCTGAAGGAGCTCGTGTTCTATTACCTG GTAATGGCAAAGGGAGACATTGTCCGATCTGGGACTCACGTACTGCCCCTGCCCGTGCACCAGGGAGACA TGGAAGGCCATTTTCCCCTGTCAGTCCCTGTGGAGTCAGACATTGCTCCCGTCGCTAGGTTGCTCATCTTTGCCATTTTACCTGATGGGGAAGTGGTTGGTGACTCTGCAAAATATGAGGTCGAAAACTGTCTGGCCAACAAG GTGGGTTTGAACTTCAGCCCAGCACAGAGTCTCCCAGCCTCCCACGCCCGCCTGAAAGTCACCGCTTCCCCTCGGTCCCTCTGTGCCCTCCGCGCCGTGGACCAAAGTGTGCTGCTCATGAGTCCTGAGGCCGAGCTCTCTGTGGCCACG GTTTATAACCTGCTACCAGTAAAGGACCTCCACGGTTTCCCTGACCGTTTAAATCAACAGAAGGAAGACAATGAAGACTGCATCAGTCACCATAATGTCTATGTCAATGGGATCATGTATTCCCCAGTatcaaatacaaatgaaaaagatatgtATAGCTTCCTAAAG GATATGGGCTTAAAGGTATTCACCAACTCAAAAATTCATAAACCCAAAATATGTCTACAGCCTCAACAATATGAAATACAGTCATCTCAAAGACTGTTATCTTCTCCAg TCGTAGCTGAAATGGGAAGAATTCATGAACTTATGCATATAATACATATTTCAGAGCCTCCCACAGAGACTGTGCGGAAGTACTTCCCTGAGACATGGATCTGGGATTTGGTGGCAGTAGA CTCCTCAGGTGTGGCTGAAGTAGGAGTAATAGTCCCCGATACCATCACTGAGTGGAAGGCAGGGGCCCTCTGCTTGTCCAGTGACACTGGACTTGGTCTCTCTCCGACTGCCTCTCTCCGAGCCTTCCAGCCCTTCTTTGTGGATCTCACGATGCCCTACTCTGTGATCCGCGGAGAAGCCTTCACACTCAAGGCCACTGTGTTAAACTACCTTCCCAAATGCATCTGG GTCAGTGTGCACCTAGAAGCCTCTCCTGCATTCCTAGCTGTCCCAGGAGAGACGGAACAAGAGACTCAATGCATCTGTGGGAATGGCCGGCAAACCGTGTCCTGGGCAGTAACCCCAAAGTCATTAG GGAATGTGAATTTCACAGTGAGTGCAGAGGCACTGGAGTCTCAAGAGCTGTGTGGGACCGAGGTGGCTGTGGTCCCTGAACATGGAAGGAAAGACACAGTCATCAAGCCCCTGTTGGTGGAA CCTGAAGGACTAGAGAAGGAAGCAACATTCAACTCCCTGCTTTGTCCATCAG GTGCCGAGGTGTCTGAAAAATTATCTCTGAAGCTGCCACCAAATGTGGTAGAAGAGTCTGCCCGAGCCTCCTTCTCAGTTTTGG GAGACATATTAGGCTCTGTCATGCAAAATACACAAAATCTCCTCCAAATGCCCTATGGCTGTGGAGAACAAAATATGGTCCTCTTTGCTCCTAACATCTACGTTCTGGATTATCTAAATAAAATACAGCAGCTGACTGCAGAGATCAAGTCCAAGGCCATTCGCTACCTCAACACTG GTTACCAGAGACAGCTGCTCTACAGGCACTATGACGGCTCTTACAGCACCTTTGGGGAGCAACATGGCAACAATGAGGGTAACACCTG GCTCACAGCCTTTGTACTGAAGAGTTTTGCCCAGGCTCGAACCTATATCTTCATTGATGAAGCACATATTACCGAAGCTCTCACCTGGCTTGCCCAAAAGCAGAGGGACAGTGGCTGTTTCAGGAGTTCTGGGTCACTGCTCAACAATGCCATTAAG GGTGGAGTGGACGATGAAGTGACCCTCTCTGCCTATATCACCATTGCCCTTCTGGAGATTCCTCTCCCTGTCACT CACCCTGTCGTCCGCAATGCCCTGTTCTGCCTGGAGTCAGCCTGGAAGTCAGCCAAGGAAGGATCCCGAGGCAGCCACGTCTACACCAAGGCACTGCTGGCCTATGCCTTTGCCCTGGCAGGTAAccaggaaaagaggagagaagtcCTCAAGTCACTTGATGAGGAAGCCGTAAAGGAAG ATAATTCTGTCCACTGGACACGACCTCAGAAACCCAAGGCACGAGTGGAGCAGTTGTACCAACCCCGGGCTCCCTCTGCTGAAGTGGAGATGACAGCCTATGTGCTCCTCGCTTACCTCACTGCCCAGCCTGCCCTGACCTCGGAGGACCTAACCCCTGCCACGCTCATCGTGAAGTGGATCTCAAGGCAGCAGAACTCCCAGGGGGGCTTCTCCTCCACCCAG GACACCGTGGTGGCTCTCCATGCTTTGTCCAAATATGGAGCAGCCACTTTCACCAGGACTGGGAAGGCTACACAGGTGACCATCCAATCTTCAGGGACATTTTCCACAAAATTCCAAGTGGACAACAGCAACCTCCTGTTACTACAGCAGGTTTCATTGCCAGAGGTGCCCGGAGAGTACAGTATGACAACGACAGGAGAAGGATGTGTTTACCTCCAG ACATCTTTGAAATACAATATTCTCCCGAGAAAGGAAGAGTTCCCATTTGCTTTGGAGGTGCAGACGCTGCCCCAAACTTGTGATGGGTCCAGAGCTCACACCAGCTTCCAAATCTCACTGAGAGTCAG TTACACTGGAAGACGTCCAGCCTCCAACATGGTGATTGCTGACGTGAAAATGGTATCTGGCTTCATTCCCTTGAAACCAACAGTGAAAATG CTTGAAACATCTAACCACGTGAGCCGAACAGAAGTCAGCAACAACCATGTTTTGATTTACCTGGATAAG GTGACAAATCAGACCCTGAGCTTGTCCTTCACGGTTCTTCAAGACATTCCAGTAAGGGATCTGAAACCAGCCATAGTGAAAGTCTATGATTATTATGAGACAG atGAGTTTGCCGTTGCTGAGTACAGTGCTCCTTGCAGCAAAG ACACTGGAAATGCTTAA